A window of Pirellulales bacterium contains these coding sequences:
- a CDS encoding DUF4982 domain-containing protein: MPAKALSALAISAFWACSACAGEQLLLDAGWRFCQGDDATWAAADVDAADWSSIDLPHDWSIRGERLAAAPAEGHGGYFPGGVGWYRRTFRIPASWKSKRIAVEFEGAYRRTEVWCNGRLLGNNTNGYLPFRFDLTPHLKPEGDNVLAVRVENDDLPNSRWYTGSGIYRHVRLAARNPVFADPASWSVTTLKTDPDAAVIQCAAQIRNESPASAMVHVEFALVDPAGRYAAAKSEPSTVAAGEAADFTTLVRVPAPQLWSLDHPHLYDAVVRTYVDGRLVDDLRDNVGIRTVALSSERGFLLNGQPLKLVGGNLHHDHGPLGAASFNMAEERRVRLLKAAGFNAIRTSHNPQAPAFLAACDRLGMLVVAEGFDHWEASKTKHDDGPQFAERGPDEIERMVRRDRRHPSIVMWSIGNEVYERGKQRGVELARELDQRVREIDPSRPATIGLNGLGPNQEWAELDPLFALVDATGYNYELHRAEEDRRRVPGRLIYGSETYPRDVFADWHAVQQHHYVFGAFVWSAVDYLGEAGIGRVFPPGEEARPHWVGNHFPSHGADCGDLDLLGRRRPHSHYRNIVWNRGERLFAAVQVPEPDGGRWQPTLWSPPMLADHWTWPGLEGRPLQVEVFSRCETILVLLNDSLVAEQSMSEETEFRAVVEVPYEPGRLTVVGLEGGRETERCELAAAGEPVAVRLVAESPAVPARRQSIAFVTVEVVDAAGEVCPHADHRVEFAVTGPATIAAVGSADLATTESYLANPRKVYQGRGQVILRANGTPGTIRLRASAPGLLQAEATILAE, encoded by the coding sequence ATGCCTGCAAAGGCACTCTCCGCCCTTGCAATCTCTGCCTTCTGGGCCTGCTCGGCTTGTGCGGGCGAACAGTTGCTCCTTGACGCTGGTTGGCGTTTCTGCCAGGGGGACGACGCAACTTGGGCGGCCGCCGACGTCGACGCTGCCGACTGGTCGTCGATCGACCTGCCCCATGATTGGAGCATCCGCGGGGAGCGCCTCGCCGCCGCCCCTGCCGAGGGGCATGGCGGATACTTCCCGGGGGGCGTCGGTTGGTATCGCCGCACGTTTCGCATTCCCGCCAGTTGGAAGTCGAAGCGGATCGCCGTTGAGTTCGAGGGCGCGTACCGTCGCACCGAGGTGTGGTGCAACGGGCGACTGCTTGGAAATAACACGAATGGGTACCTGCCGTTTCGCTTCGACCTGACGCCGCATCTTAAACCCGAGGGCGACAACGTCCTGGCGGTCCGCGTCGAGAACGACGACCTCCCCAACTCACGGTGGTACACCGGCTCGGGGATCTATCGACACGTCCGGCTTGCCGCGAGGAATCCCGTGTTCGCTGATCCTGCTTCTTGGAGCGTGACGACTCTCAAGACCGATCCCGATGCGGCAGTAATCCAATGTGCTGCGCAAATCCGGAACGAGTCGCCGGCGTCCGCCATGGTGCACGTCGAGTTCGCGCTGGTCGATCCTGCCGGCCGTTACGCGGCGGCGAAGTCGGAACCGAGCACCGTCGCCGCGGGGGAAGCCGCAGATTTCACGACGTTGGTGCGAGTTCCCGCGCCGCAGCTGTGGTCTCTCGATCATCCGCACCTCTACGACGCCGTTGTCCGGACATACGTCGACGGGCGGCTCGTCGACGACCTTCGCGACAACGTCGGCATTCGCACCGTGGCTCTTTCGAGCGAGCGCGGATTCCTCCTCAACGGGCAGCCGCTCAAGCTCGTCGGCGGAAATCTGCACCACGACCACGGCCCCCTCGGCGCTGCGTCGTTCAACATGGCCGAGGAGCGCCGCGTGCGGCTCCTCAAGGCCGCGGGGTTCAATGCAATTCGCACCTCTCACAATCCGCAGGCCCCGGCGTTTCTGGCCGCATGCGACCGGCTAGGCATGTTGGTCGTCGCAGAAGGGTTCGACCACTGGGAAGCCTCGAAGACCAAGCATGACGACGGCCCTCAGTTCGCCGAGCGCGGCCCAGACGAGATCGAACGGATGGTCCGCCGCGATCGGCGCCATCCGTCGATCGTCATGTGGAGCATCGGCAACGAGGTCTACGAACGGGGCAAGCAGCGGGGCGTGGAGCTCGCGCGTGAGCTTGATCAACGAGTCCGCGAGATCGATCCCTCGCGTCCGGCGACAATCGGACTCAACGGATTGGGGCCGAACCAAGAATGGGCCGAACTCGACCCGCTGTTCGCCCTGGTCGACGCGACGGGATACAACTACGAGCTCCACCGGGCCGAGGAAGACCGCCGCCGCGTTCCGGGCCGGCTGATCTACGGCTCCGAAACCTATCCTCGCGACGTCTTCGCCGACTGGCACGCTGTCCAGCAACATCACTACGTCTTCGGCGCTTTTGTATGGAGTGCGGTCGATTACCTGGGCGAAGCGGGGATCGGGCGAGTCTTTCCTCCCGGCGAGGAGGCGCGACCGCACTGGGTGGGGAATCACTTCCCCAGCCACGGCGCGGATTGCGGCGATCTCGACCTCCTCGGACGCCGTCGGCCCCACTCGCACTACCGCAACATTGTCTGGAACCGCGGGGAACGGTTGTTCGCGGCCGTTCAGGTCCCGGAGCCTGACGGAGGCCGCTGGCAACCGACGCTGTGGTCTCCGCCAATGCTTGCCGACCACTGGACCTGGCCGGGGCTTGAGGGCCGGCCGCTCCAGGTCGAAGTCTTCAGCCGCTGCGAGACTATCCTCGTCCTGCTCAATGATTCGCTCGTCGCCGAGCAATCCATGAGCGAAGAGACCGAGTTTCGCGCCGTGGTCGAAGTCCCGTACGAGCCGGGCCGACTGACGGTCGTTGGCCTCGAAGGGGGTCGCGAGACCGAACGGTGCGAACTTGCCGCCGCCGGAGAGCCCGTGGCCGTGCGACTTGTCGCCGAGTCGCCCGCCGTCCCCGCGCGTCGACAGTCGATCGCCTTCGTCACGGTCGAGGTGGTCGACGCTGCGGGCGAGGTCTGCCCCCATGCTGATCATAGGGTCGAGTTCGCCGTCACTGGCCCGGCGACAATCGCGGCGGTCGGCAGCGCGGACCTTGCGACGACCGAGTCCTATCTGGCGAATCCCCGCAAAGTCTACCAGGGGCGGGGCCAAGTCATCCTGCGCGCGAACGGGACCCCGGGGACGATCCGCCTGCGGGCCTCCGCTCCGGGGCTCCTCCAGGCCGAAGCGACGATTCTCGCCGAATGA
- a CDS encoding exo-alpha-sialidase, producing MPTVLRVLLLALATFATAVAATADEAELLAQPGLLSSEFIYDEAPFPSCHAATIVDTPAGLVAAWFGGTHERHPDVGIWVSRHDGRRWSTPVEVANGLVPDDKQRYPTWNPVLFQPTRGPLMLYYKVGPTPQNWWGMVMSSADHGASWSEPRRLPEGILGPIKNKPIELPDGTILSPSSSEDQGWRVHFERSTDGGQTWTSTGPVNDGKAIGAIQPSILRHADGRLQALGRTRSHGIFQVWSSDQGRTWGELTTLPLPNPSAGTDAVTLADGRHLLVYNHSGVYKVRTPLNLAVSRDGMAWESVLVLEDEPGQEFSYPAIIQANDGHVHIVYTWHRTRIKHAVVDPALLVAKPLPAEPVADAPPAEN from the coding sequence ATGCCCACCGTCCTGCGAGTCCTGCTGCTTGCCCTCGCGACGTTCGCGACAGCCGTCGCCGCGACGGCCGACGAGGCCGAATTGCTCGCCCAGCCAGGGCTCCTTAGCAGCGAGTTCATCTACGACGAGGCGCCATTTCCGTCGTGCCATGCCGCGACGATCGTCGACACCCCTGCGGGGCTGGTCGCCGCTTGGTTCGGCGGCACGCACGAACGCCATCCCGACGTGGGAATCTGGGTCTCCCGCCACGACGGTCGGCGGTGGTCGACGCCGGTCGAAGTTGCCAACGGGCTCGTTCCGGACGACAAGCAGCGTTACCCGACCTGGAACCCCGTGCTCTTCCAGCCGACTCGCGGCCCCCTGATGCTGTATTACAAGGTTGGCCCGACGCCGCAGAATTGGTGGGGCATGGTCATGTCCTCCGCCGATCACGGCGCCAGTTGGTCGGAGCCCCGACGACTGCCAGAGGGGATTCTCGGCCCAATCAAGAACAAGCCGATCGAACTGCCCGATGGCACGATCCTCTCTCCTTCCAGCAGCGAGGACCAAGGCTGGCGGGTCCATTTCGAACGCTCGACCGACGGCGGCCAGACCTGGACTTCGACCGGCCCGGTCAACGATGGCAAAGCGATCGGCGCCATTCAACCCAGCATTCTTCGCCACGCCGATGGCCGCTTGCAGGCTCTGGGACGGACCCGCTCGCACGGAATTTTTCAGGTCTGGTCGAGCGACCAGGGCCGCACTTGGGGCGAGTTGACCACCTTGCCGCTCCCCAACCCCAGTGCGGGAACCGACGCAGTCACGCTGGCCGATGGCCGGCATTTGCTCGTCTACAACCATAGCGGCGTCTATAAGGTCCGCACGCCGTTGAACCTCGCCGTCTCGCGCGACGGGATGGCGTGGGAGTCGGTGCTCGTGCTTGAGGACGAACCGGGGCAGGAGTTCTCCTACCCGGCGATCATCCAGGCCAACGACGGGCACGTTCACATCGTCTACACCTGGCATCGGACGCGGATCAAGCACGCGGTCGTCGACCCCGCGCTGCTCGTCGCCAAACCGCTGCCCGCCGAACCGGTCGCGGACGCGCCGCCAGCCGAAAACTGA
- a CDS encoding dihydrodipicolinate synthase family protein, producing the protein MRGIIPPLATPLTPQGELDEAGLARLIEHVIGGGVHGVFILGTTGEGPSLSVALRRQVIDATAKHVDRRIPVLVGVTDPSLAESLALAEAAAAAGCDAIVAAPPYYFPVDQPALLGYFQTLARSAPLPTVLYNMPAVTGLSIAPETVECLVDEPAIVGLKDSSGDRDYFQAVRIATRRRVDFPLFVGPEHLLAESLRAGGDGGVSGGANVFPEFFTELYDAHFCGDAAQVAAAEERVQRLGAIYRVGPVTIPAIIARTKAALAARGLCGPTTAPPLAPASAEEAKAVGVIVEQLIQRTPLAASAPSPVSTGLIG; encoded by the coding sequence ATGCGAGGCATTATCCCCCCGCTGGCGACCCCGCTCACGCCGCAGGGCGAGTTGGACGAAGCTGGTTTGGCACGGCTCATTGAGCATGTCATCGGCGGCGGGGTGCATGGGGTCTTCATCCTCGGCACGACGGGCGAAGGTCCCTCGCTCAGCGTTGCGCTTCGCCGGCAGGTGATCGACGCGACGGCAAAACACGTCGACCGCCGCATCCCCGTGCTGGTCGGGGTCACCGATCCGTCGCTGGCCGAGTCGCTCGCCCTGGCCGAGGCTGCGGCCGCCGCCGGTTGCGACGCGATCGTGGCGGCCCCGCCGTATTACTTTCCCGTGGACCAACCGGCGCTGCTCGGCTACTTCCAAACGCTCGCCCGCTCGGCACCGCTGCCGACGGTGCTGTACAACATGCCGGCGGTGACGGGATTGTCGATCGCCCCCGAGACGGTCGAATGCCTCGTCGACGAGCCGGCGATCGTCGGGCTCAAAGACAGCTCGGGGGACCGAGACTACTTCCAGGCGGTCCGGATCGCCACGCGGCGGAGGGTCGATTTCCCGCTGTTTGTGGGGCCAGAGCACCTGCTTGCCGAGTCGCTGCGGGCTGGGGGCGACGGCGGGGTAAGCGGCGGGGCGAACGTGTTCCCCGAGTTCTTCACCGAGTTGTACGACGCCCATTTCTGCGGCGACGCGGCCCAGGTCGCAGCGGCCGAGGAGCGGGTCCAGCGGCTCGGCGCCATCTACCGCGTCGGCCCCGTGACGATCCCCGCGATCATCGCACGCACCAAGGCGGCCCTCGCTGCTCGCGGCTTGTGCGGCCCAACGACGGCCCCGCCGCTCGCGCCGGCAAGTGCCGAGGAAGCGAAGGCAGTCGGCGTGATCGTAGAGCAACTGATCCAACGAACTCCGCTGGCGGCTTCGGCTCCAAGCCCAGTCTCCACGGGACTCATCGGTTAG